In one uncultured Devosia sp. genomic region, the following are encoded:
- a CDS encoding nucleotidyltransferase domain-containing protein: protein MALLSMALFGSRARGDDEAGSDVDILLITEETKPRMVSTNRMSFSFYPASWLLDKATKGDLFVLHLVREGKVIYDERGDFDSMSKAFRLRKSYGENVEQASSLGRFLVRYGVRFEDTVALNKRIAWCVRTILIARAAEAGNAIFSAKALAAFAGSSSVEELIKNKDSLELDNSRLRDFAGFLDRWGESNASDAWQPHRYLEHFRTTGNELALRTYFVGIESGNAEYF, encoded by the coding sequence ATGGCTCTTCTATCGATGGCCCTGTTTGGGAGTCGAGCCCGGGGAGACGACGAGGCAGGCTCGGACGTCGATATCCTACTGATTACCGAGGAAACGAAACCTCGAATGGTTTCAACCAATCGGATGTCTTTCTCATTTTATCCGGCGTCCTGGTTACTCGACAAGGCAACAAAGGGCGACCTCTTCGTTCTGCACCTCGTGCGGGAAGGCAAAGTCATATACGACGAGCGAGGCGATTTTGACTCTATGTCCAAGGCTTTCCGTTTAAGGAAAAGCTACGGGGAGAACGTTGAGCAGGCCTCGTCGCTGGGGCGTTTCCTTGTCCGCTACGGCGTACGGTTTGAAGATACGGTCGCTTTGAATAAACGTATCGCCTGGTGCGTTAGAACGATACTCATTGCTCGAGCTGCGGAGGCTGGCAACGCCATTTTCTCAGCCAAAGCGCTCGCTGCCTTCGCGGGGTCAAGCTCTGTCGAAGAGTTGATCAAAAATAAGGACTCCTTGGAACTCGACAATTCTAGGCTTAGGGATTTCGCAGGATTTCTTGATCGTTGGGGAGAAAGCAACGCGAGCGATGCTTGGCAGCCGCATCGTTATTTGGAGCACTTCAGAACGACGGGCAACGAGCTCGCTTTGCGGACTTATTTCGTTGGCATCGAGAGTGGCAATGCAGAATATTTTTGA